The proteins below are encoded in one region of Syngnathus acus chromosome 2, fSynAcu1.2, whole genome shotgun sequence:
- the LOC119137150 gene encoding cytochrome b-245 heavy chain, translating into MGNLAANEGLSIFVILVWLAINAFLFVHFYMAFLVDKWFYTRVLLGHALSWARAPAACLNFNCMLILLPVCRNLLSFMRGSIQFCSRTAARQLDRNITFHKLVAYMIAFHTAVHIVAHLFNFEYFMDAQLNRNGSLLPFVLSEIGNGDNASFLNPIRSNETNPTIVMFTTIAGVTGVVITLALILIITSSMEVIRRSYFEVFWYTHHLFVLFFIGLVFHGFGRIVRGQTASSLTTNNPLACADHFEDWGINETDCAIPEFAGNPPMTWKWIVGPMILYACERLVRLYRSHQKVVITKVVMHPSKTLELQMKRKGFHMEVGQYVFIQCPSVSRLEWHPFTLTSAPEEDYFSAHIRIVGDWTQALYEACGGDKTEPQEAWKLPKVAIDGPFGTASEDVFRYEVVVLVGAGIGVTPFASILKSVWYKRIQNKDVFTKKIYFYWLCPETQAFEWFADLLQSLESQMAAKSVTDFLSYNIYLTRWKEAEAAHFWVHHEAENDPITGLKQKTLYGKPNWDTEFTGIASKHPGTKVGVFLCGPPQLGKSLEKQCLSHSEADVKFIFNKENF; encoded by the exons ATGGGGAACTTGGCAGCCAACGAGGGACTCTCCATCTTTGTCATT CTGGTTTGGCTTGCCATTAACGCCTTCCTCTTCGTCCATTTCTACATGGCCTTTCTGGTCGACAAATGGTTCTACACGCGTGTGCTACTCGGG CACGCTTTGTCGTGGGCTCGAGCTCCGGCCGCCTGCCTCAACTTCAACTGCATGCTCATCCTGCTACCCGTCTGCAGGAACCTTCTCTCCTTCATGCGCGGCTCCATCCAG TTCTGCAGCCGCACGGCCGCACGGCAGCTGGACCGGAACATCACTTTCCACAAGCTGGTGGCGTACATGATCGCTTTCCACACAG ccGTGCACATCGTGGCGCACTTGTTCAACTTTGAGTATTTCATGGACGCTCAGCTGAACCGCAACGGCAGCCTTCTGCCTTTCGTTCTGTCGGAAATCGGCAACGGAGACAACGCGTCTTTCCTCAACCCCATCAGGTCCAACGAAACG aaTCCAACCATCGTCATGTTCACCACCATCGCCGGCGTGACGGGCGTGGTCATCACGCTGGccctcatcctcatcatcacgTCTTCCATGGAGGTCATCCGCCGGTCCTACTTTGAGGTGTTCTGGTACACCCATCACCTTTTCGTCCTCTTCTTCATCGGACTGGTATTCCACGGCTTTGG GAGGATCGTGCGAGGTCAGACAGCTAGCAGCCTTACGACCAACAACCCGCTAGCATGTGCAGACCACTTTGAGGACTGGGGGATAAATGAAACAGACTGCGCCATTCCAGAATTTGCCGGAAACCCGCCAATG ACCTGGAAATGGATCGTGGGACCCATGATCTTATACGCGTGCGAGAGGCTCGTTCGACTCTATCGATCCCACCAGAAAGTAGTCATCACTAAG GTGGTGATGCATCCCTCCAAAACTTTGGAGCTTCAGATGAAGAGGAAAGGTTTCCACATGGAGGTGGGCCAGTACGTCTTCATCCAGTGCCCGTCTGTCTCCAGACTGGAATGGCATCCCTTCACCCTGACCTCAGCCCCCGAGGAGGACTACTTCAGCGCCCACATCCGAATTGTCGGAGACTGGACTCAGGCCTTGTACGAAGCCTGCGGAGGAGACAAAACCGAGCCTCAGGAGGCTTGGAAACTGCCAAA GGTGGCCATCGACGGGCCTTTCGGTACCGCCAGCGAGGACGTGTTTCGGTACGAggtggtggtgctggtggGGGCGGGAATCGGGGTCACGCCTTTTGCGTCCATCCTCAAGTCGGTGTGGTACAAACGGATCCAGAACAAGGATGTCTTCACCAAAAAG ATCTACTTCTACTGGCTTTGCCCCGAGACGCAGGCCTTTGAGTGGTTCGCCGACTTGCTGCAGTCGCTGGAGAGCCAGATGGCGGCAAAGAGCGTGACCGACTTCCTGAGCTATAACATCTACCTCACCCGCTGGAAGGAAGCAGAG GCGGCCCACTTCTGGGTACACCACGAGGCGGAGAATGACCCCATCACAGGGCTTAAGCAGAAAACTCTTTACGGAAAGCCCAACTGGGACACAGAGTTCACCGGCATTGCCTCCAAGCATCCTGG AACCAAAGTCGGAGTGTTCCTGTGCGGGCCACCACAGTTGGGCAAGTCGCTGGAGAAACAGTGTTTGTCACACTCGGAAGCTGACGTCAAGTTTATCTTTAACAAAGAAAACTTTTAA
- the LOC119137254 gene encoding dynein light chain Tctex-type 3-like, with amino-acid sequence MTTPRVKDDKMDEYHNEGSFNNEEADNIVKECIETVVGGDDYNQNLVNKWTSAIVERCLMQLVKLGKQYKFIVTCSLMQKTGAGLHTANSCYWDTTTDGSSTVRWESRTMYCVVSVFAVAIA; translated from the exons atgACCACTCCAAGAGTCAAAGACGACAAGATGGACGAGTATCATAACGAG GGCTCATTCAACAATGAAGAAGCTGATAACATTGTCAAAGAG TGTATTGAGACTGTAGTGGGCGGCGATGACTACAACCAGAATCTGGTAAACAAATGGACCTCTGCTATAGTAGAGCGCTGCCTCATGCAACTGGTCAAACTGGGAAAACAGTATAAATTTATCG TTACCTGCTCCCTGATGCAGAAAACTGGTGCTGGCCTCCACACAGCAAACTCCTGCTACTGGGACACAACCACGGACG GTAGCTCCACAGTGAGATGGGAAAGCCGCACCATGTACTGCGTGGTCAGCGTGTTTGCCGTTGCCATTGCGTAG